The segment aaatcttttctTTCTATTTTGGTTCTATGGACAATAGAAATGGCGTCTGATCTTATTTCTGTGCTTTATTACACATCTTGAAATTGTTCATTTTCATACGCTTCATATAGCTACAATCACACAGCCGCAACAAAAATCGATATGGATCGCAGCGAACCttcctttgtttttaaagttaatcAAAAACGCATCAGCAACTCAAGTTTGAGTTGAACAAGGAGCCATAATAATAACGCGTCCAGTCTTATTATGTAGCAATCGTCAGGTCTATGGTTGAACACTCTTTTTACTCCACCATTACCGTTTCAACAACTAGCCAATTCTTtgctgaagttttttttaacaatctaAAATACAACACCGGGACAGTTTTTGAAATTTATGTCAACAGAtaaatgggtgcgttcgattagcttccccgggtcgacccccggtcctgcccccggtacgtttgaaAAGCTTAGACGGCATTCAAGGGGCTcatccgggtcagccccaagcgtcctgcttgtggaacgggtcacttggggctggcccgaggtgcacgacgtcaccactagagggcgagtgatcgttcgattagctcttgtcaggggctcacccgaatgagcaccgcagggtcgacccggggctaatttgtttttcaaaaacgacattgcaatgatttggtaaaagagcaggccaattttattttgacGTAATTTGACGGAAAGAGCCAATTTTGACGGAAAGGGGGAAACTATGGTGTTCCATATGTGCCACCTTTACTCCGATTTTTATTTACCggcgcattttttttttttccgtcgcatttttttttttccgtcgcatttttttttttttccgtcgcattttttttttccgtcgcattttttttcccgtcgcattttttatttccgtcgcatttttttttttccgtcgcattttttttttttttgtcgcatttttttttccgtcgcattttttttttccgtcgcattttttttttttccgtcgcattttttttcccgtcgcattttttttcccgtcgcatttcttttttccgtcgcattttttttttttccgtcgcatttttttttcccgtcgcattttttttcccgtcgcatttcttttttccgtcgcatttttttttttccgtcgcattttttttcccgtcgcattttttttcccgtcgcatttttttttacgtcgcattttttttttttttcgcatttttttttccgtcgcatttttttcccgtcgcattttttttttccgtcgcattttttttgtattttttgttccaCGTGACTCCCACGTGATGAACTTTGAGCTTTCTAGAAGATGTATACGTTGAGATTTCTTAAGTGAGTTCCCCCGACGTTTAGTTTATTCAAGCGTCCATTTTTACCGGTTATAGGGATCTGCAGCTTCATTACTTCATCAGCCAGCGCAAGGCCAGAcaatatacaaaacatttttaaactttGAACTGAACAAAAAGGATATTATcgcagttaaagccattggaccctttcggtaaacagtgttgtccaaggtccacactttgtgtaccacaacttctgtatcaaataacacacctgtgaaaatttaggctcaatcggtcatcggatcggagtcgggagataacaacggaaaaacccacccttgtttccgcgcgtttcgccatgtcatgacatgtgtttaaaataaatccgtaattctcgttaacgagaatttatattgttttgctgttttctcaaaaagtaaagcatttcatggaataatattccaagagaagcctttcaccattgccttctgtaaaccctgtaagttatttgtaaatctgtgaacttttttttttcttaaccgaaagggtccaatggctttaatgaccGTAGATTGTGGATGAAGCAACGTGTACATTTTCTTGAAAGCTGCAAGGTACTTAAGGTCAAAGTTTAACCTCCTCATCACGTGGGAGTCacgtgaaacaaaataaataaaaaaatgcgacggaaaaaaaaaatgcgacggggaaaaaaaatgcgacggaaaaaaaaatgcgacgtacacaaaaaatgcgacggaaaaaaaaatgcgacggaaaaaaaaaatgcgacggaaaaaaaaaatgcgacgggaaaaaaaaatgcgacggaaaaaaaaaatgcgacggaaaaaaaaatgcgacggtaAATAAAAATCGGAATAAAGGTGGCACATATGGAACACCATACTTCAGCGATACTTAAGCTCAACCACCATCAGTTATTCAGTATTCCCCTGAAGAGTAGCAGAGTTTGATATTCGAATCGTCGATACTACgtacaccggctcttttcaattcgattcaattaaattcaattcaattaaattcatttcaattgaattcaattaaaatacacATATATTTATTGTTAAACTTCCCGAGAAAAATATcgacaattacatgtataacaGAGTGAAGCAAAGATATCATTAAGTGTAGTAAACATAAACAGCAAACACTACTTCAAAGTAGTATAAATAGTTGTACTCCTCTTTCCCTGAAATGTAGTCGttgttcaagactctcctggatttgtctcaagagggcgcgctatcactccaacgcgctatcaaccacgaacagCTATCAACCAAATACCGCTATCATaaagagtcttgaaccaagactacctgAAATGTTATTCGCCCCTTCGAAGTAACAATTTGAGTGTTTCGACGCAACGAAGTGATCGCGGGGAATGAAAGGTTATTTTGAGGGAACGAAATATTTCAACTTCTTCTTTACGTTGTCAATCTTATGTATTACCTGTGTCCATTAGGGGCTCCGTACAATTATCTTAAtcgcgtaaaaaaaaaaaataataataatcacggCCAAAAGAAAACTGTTCAACACTTAATTAAAAAGGAAAGGTTCGTAATGTTTACCTACATAACGTTTACCTACATttcaatcgttttttttttcttgccttACTACAGAAAAGCAAACTATACTACTATGGTAGTAGACACTTTTTTGTTCATGCACAATGTTCCGTTTAGAACTAAAGCTTATTAGTTACACAACACTATAAATGTTAACCACATTACGCCAGCTGCGTCAAGTTCACTGGTTGCCTATTGATTCGTTAGTTTCATTTTAACATACAACGCTTTAAATGGTTTAGCTCCTAATTACATTGGTGTTATCATGTGTGTTAAGAAATAATCCACGTTCTAAAAATGAGTTGTGTTTAGCTTTTCCCACGTTACAAACATTGGGTGACAGATCATTTTCATAGGATGCCCCCACACTATGGACTGAGCTGCCATCTGACATTCAACACTTTCAATCCATTGACATTTTTAAGGGAAAAGTGGAGACTTATCTTTTTAATCTTGCTTTTGTGTaagtttgctagtctgtaatttGTCTGTACGTTTTatctaaaatgttttttaatacttCTTGTTGATGCATGATTGGTCATTATTGTGGAAATGGCGCATTTTGATTCtcgaattattattataagtattGTTACGAAGTACACGTACAAGCTTTCATAAAACCCTGCAGACCGACACACAATGTGTATCTGTTCCAAGAACACGAAAAAAGACATGCCCTAGCCGACAATGTATACGCTCATACAAGACGTTTAATATAATTTCACATGTATGTGTACACACGAAAATTTGGCATTGAAATATGATGCTTATCACTAAAACTACGATGAACATTGTAAACAACAACAGTGTGCAGTCTCATTTACATTTTAATGATACcacaacaaatatataaaacacGCTTATCAAGGGGAACATACCATTcggttgttataaaaactaacctggggccaatttcatagagctgcttaagcaaaaaaattgcttaagcatgaaaatagctcgcttgttttacacatgttactggccaaaatgccatgccatatacattgcttgtgactggtatttagctgttgtttacttagcgtaacaattgagtggagtcttggccggtaatctgattttactaagcaaggattttgttgcttaagcaacattttgtgcttaagcagctctatgaaactgggccctgtgaACAATTCATTTCTAAATAGCGTTTTAaaagatatcgctgaaaatctggaAACGTATCTGACAGAAacgattctcagattcaaattcttGGGGATAAAAACCGACATAattttccttaaagacactggacactattggtaattgtcaaagtccagtcttctaacttggtgtatctcaacatatgcatcaaataacaaacctgtgaaaatttgagctcgtttggtcgtcggagttgcgagataataatgaaagaaaaagaaaagaaaaaccttgtcacacgaagttgtgtgcttttagatgcttgatttcgagacctcaaatttaaaacttgaggtctcgaaatcatattcgtggaaaattacttctttctcgaaaactacattacttcagagggagccgtttctcacaatgttttataatatcaacctctccccattactcgttaccaagaaaggttttatggttttatgctaataaatattttgagtagttaccaatagtgtccactgcctttaaagccattggacactttctgaacagaacaaaaattaaaagttctcagatttacaaataacctacagggtttacagaaggtaatggtgaaagacttcccttgaaatattattccatgaaatgctttattttttgagaaaacattaaagcaatatcaattctcgatatcgagaataacatatttattttaaccacatgtcatgacacggcgaaacatgcggacaagggtgggtttacccgttattttctcccgactctgatgaccgattgagcctaaattttcactggtaCACGACTTTTTTTGTGGGCCTttgggacaatactgtttaccgatgttgtgcgattgtttTAACCACATGTTTGTACTTCAATGTGAACAGATTCTCAAAACGCTTTATACTGTTATGTGACTACTGGGTGCGTTTTGGCAGTcgtaaccaaaaactgtttcgctTGAAATTGTCATTGGTTAAACACTCGATCAGTGACCGAAacagtaaagcccggttcatacttcctgcgaatgcttcgtaATGGAGCGCGTACCGATTGTTGCATCACCAACAGTTTGTATGATGGCGTAGTGATGTTATGAAGACTAATATTAAGAAAGTTAATTTACTGAAACCAGTATGCAACCTGTAAGCCTGGGCCCAAtcttatagagctgctaagcacgaacattaatttttgcccagcaagaaatttcttccttgataaaaaaccgGATTTCCAACCctctatttgttgcattttgcttgttactggtattcggctgttgtttgcttatcctgaaaatcacgtggataTTTAAATCGTGTCTTTATCAAGGCCAAacattcatgctaagcaaatgtgtgtgcttagcagctctatgaaattgggccaaggtctgGGAGGCTGGAGTCTCGGAACTTTTAGTTTGTCTATATATGTAAGGTAAgttataaattaattaattaagtttCAGTGCCTATGTTTAATTTGAAGTTTTAACCAAGTTAGTTGTTCAtaccattcattttaagagtgattaacaaAACGTTGACATTCCCTTTATGTGAATCTAATAATTACATAACTCAGTGTCAAAAGAAACTATGGAAATGTTTGAGGCAAAAGTTTTGCTTGCAATACAAATAAATACGCAAAATGAGACTCACCAAAGctttattgtgatttttgtgtgtgtgcagcggttgtttaagggcagtggacactatcggtaattactcaaaacaattatttgcataaaaccttacttggtaacgagcaatggggataggttggtattataaaacattgcgagaaacggctttTTCtgaaaacgtagttttcgagaaagaagtaattttcaacgaatttgatttcgagacctcagaattagattttgaggcttTCTCTgtgaaaaacaataattgtttctcATGGTGAAAACCCAATTATTGGGGCTTTTTTTTACGAACGACTTGAATACAAGAtttatgtaaacaaaactgTGCCATATCCTTAGGATCTGCAGTGAATATTTCGCATACATCGTGATGTAGAGGGCAAGTCGTTAATTTCAGCATCACTTTGGCGTGGTTGATTTTAATGAGTTGGGCATGCGGGTCGGGGGTCGGTGTTATACGGATATCTGTCCCGGAGCATGTCGGAAATTCGCAGTGGCTGAAGGAgggttcagaaaaaaattggCGCTATCGGAGgcagtttgtacacagttagtTCGTCATATGGGAGAGGGAGGATCATAATATCCGGAGACAGAATCTTCTGCCACACCGGCAACAGACCATAAGCAGACATATTATAAACAAGTCAACGTTACTACCAACTAAAGGTGTCCATGCTCAAAACGACTtcgtttgctgccacctagcgtccaaagcttccattaaaataaacacaagaTGGGTTTAAGCAATAATAATGATACTTTTTAACGAAacgtggcagcagacttaccaggtaaaatgtCCATTGTggacgtagttctgagcatgcacacactacagagaacaatggattttacttggtaagtctgctgccaccaagcaccCTGAAAGTCCCTTATTTGTCGCGATTTTACACACCCCATGGGCCCTTTGATATACCGGCTACATTAGCTGTTGAAACTACCGGGGCCACTGTGATCACGGCTCCACCAACTTTATTACTCCGGACACAGCGGCAAAATAGCTTCCTCAACTCACCCTGGAACCTTTTATACTTAAACAAATATATCAGTGGATTGATACACATATTCAGAAGAACGAACACAGTGAAAGTGAAATGCATCGAGCTGCTGAAATCGTAGTCCTTCCCCATGTTGTACAAAAGATAAGCAAACTCAGTTGGTGTCCAGCAGACCGTATAcgacacaaacacaaaacacagcgTGAAGGTGACGTTACGTTTGGCCCGTTGGAATGTGTTTACGTTGGCGTTATCTCGCTTTCTTCTCGATCGTAACGTATTAATGATGTTGGCGTAACTGAACGTCATGATGCTGAGCGGAATCAAGTACTCGCAACAGAAGAACACCGTGCCTCCAACGGCTTGGGCAGCTGGGCTCGGCCAAACAGCGTAGCATtgaccataggtgactttatgTAAGGCCGCCCAGTACGACTGGTAACTGAAGCCGATGATCCAGGCCAGTAGACGGGCTATGTTAGCCCGACGAGTCGTGACCAACGACCGGTGTCTGACGGCGTGGCAAATCGCGAAGTACCTCTCCAACGAGACGAAGAGGAGGTTTACAGTGGACGCGATGAACAGGGACCACATAATGTACTCGGAGAACCACAATCGACACGCCAGCTCGGTCACAACATCACCGTCTCCTCTCTCGGGGAATTGGGGCCCGAATCGCAGTATCAGAAACAGAAAGGAGTCGATCAGGTCGATCATGGACTGGTTCAGAATTAGAAGATTGGTGACCGACCCAAAGGTGCGGCGTTTGATCAAGAAGGTGACGCAAACAAGCCCGTTGCCGATCATCCCAAACACACCGATGAACGCGTAGATTATGGGGAGAACCTTGTCGACATAAGTCGCGCCAATGTCCGGCGCAACAGTAACCTCATTGGTGCCGTTATCCATTAAGTGTGATACCTCCTCCATAATAATATTGCATTAGATAATTATTCGTTAAAGATAATCCCACCAGTTGGCAAAGGCCCTTTATAACATGACAAATCAATGAAACTTGGCTGTTACAGCAAGGTAAAAGAGCTACAACATCTGCCGGACGACATGCTGCTCCTCTAGCGTTCAGCAGTTGCTCCGATGACATTAAAATACGATTGCGCAAAGTTAACTCAGCTTGTCAGCATTTTTGGGCGTTGCAATCGTTACTCCAGGTTTTTGTGAACCGCTGCTAACTAAGAATCAGCCCGCCGGACAGTTACGACTGGTGGTCTCTCGCTGCATGTGTGATGTGGCGGTTAACATTCATTTTATTGCTCGGCAATAAAAATTCCCAGCTTGCGAATCCCCCCCCTCATCATCACCAATATCCTTCAAGATCTATATGCTCCACAGAAAAATCCACAAATTATGAAACACTCCAGCTGCCATCATCGACCCTCGAAAGACGTTGGTTTAATCTCTGAAGTAATCAAACGCGCAATTAGAGATGTCCCACAGTCTAGTCGGAATGAGTTTTTATAATCGCCTTGCCACTCGAGCTCGATTGCGTCGATCATCTTAATACAACACATTCTTCATGTAATTCCTGCACAGCTGCTTGTATACCGCTGAAGTGGTTAATATGATAATTGGGCATCTATATGAGTTCCAATAGATGACGCGATTCACACATTATTGGGCATTACGGGTGTCTTTGAGGTCATCGTTCGCTCGGCGAGTGAACCAAGCATTTGATATAGGAGAGATAACGTGTGGTGAATCGTCATGACTTCTGAACAAAACCCGGAGAATCACTTCTCgttttgtgtgggttttttggGGGCACAGACTATTGATGCATAATGTGCTTACAGTTACTCGATTCgtaaactatttttattttgtgcgggagagagacacacacacactcacCCCTACTTTGTGAGTTAGGTCATTTACCAAAGACACCATTCGCAAGACCGCTCGGGCCCAATGTGACAACGATCTCCATTGAGGATGAATTGGGACTGTCATAAGTGTTTTTAGGAAATGTGTATACATTCTTTTTATCCCTCCCCATTTTCTACACGGCATCaattgaaaatttaatttaaatttagtttatcttttttttagCAAACTTGTCGTAATGGAAGAACGCACCCATGCCaatcaataattgttagcactaTACTTCTCTGAATAAAAATTATCCAATATAACCGATCATCGCAAGCATCTTtttccgttatatttatttggcTTGCCTTCGTTACCACTAGCAGATCTTTCTTACATCCAAATATTCCGACGGATTCGAGAAAGTCATATCATAAGAAAGCGAAGCTACACTCTCAACAATTTTTGAAAATGGCCTTACAAAATTCAGTTTCACCAACCATACTTCATAATTAATGGAAGAACATGTCTAGATCGTGGAAGTTGTACGTAGTTATTCTACACACATAGTTTTGTACTCACCGTCTGTTGTGGAAGTTTGAGAACAGTTTTTGAGCAACAGCCTACATTCTCGAGGGTATCATTGTCAGCATCTGCGGAGAAGAAGACCAGATGCCATCAATCAAACAtcctcaaataaaaaaacaatttgacaTTAACTTTTCAtaatatgtttaaaatatatattcgatgtatttttgtataactcgtaaataatttttagtgtgtatttttatataacatattttttagACACGCACAACCAAAACgcatttcactgtacaaacatttgtttttatacaagtgacaataaaacattattattattactgtttaaGCCAAAGAATGAGACTATTAAAATTAAAGGCAACAACATATTGAAGAGTATCAAAACACACATGCAAAGCAACACaatttggtttaaagacactggacactattcttATTCTGGTTTTATTTGTCTTGGCAATTTTAAGATTAACAGTAGGCACTCCGACATTCTTACTTTCCATCACGGTAAACTTataacagattttttttaaatattctgCAGTTATTCGTTTTCCTAAAGTGTTTTCTGAACTCAAACCATAAACCAGAAACTCGTTAATTCTTCATTCCTTTCAGACGTTTCGTTCTATCTTGCGATATAATTAGCCAACTAAGTTCTTTTGGTTCGGCCCGGTAGGTTTTACGTTTTTAATACATTGGTTCAACTGGCCTTGATCTTTCCTTAAGTTTAAtttttacatgtacacatttgtaTTTCATCTTAGTActgtatttgttattattttactaccccccctcccccattttAACTCGTATTGGTGTTTCTGCTtatttttgttgacaatttaagggtctatgtacttatTAGTTGGTTAATGTACATTTTTATAACAGAAAACACACTGTTCACGGATTTACATTGAGCTTGCACGGTTTGGGAATGGTGATGGTGGAGGGCTTCCCTTGGAATGTTGCTTGCTGGTACGTGTGCTGTGGGTTTGGGGGGATGAGTGCACGGGGCAATGTCGCAGggttaattttcgtctcagttttggCGTGTAGGGGATTGGCCAGTTATGGGATGTTTTGGGATAATATCATGGCTGGTTGATGGGTTTTTGCATGCTGAGACGATatgttttgtgacttgttttgccCATCTCTCAGGGGCTGCAGTTCCTCGGTAAGTGGTATTTCGGGGAGGCTTTCGGCTGTCATTGTCTTCGGGCCCGGTAGGTTtggtgtgaatctgtggacattttgaacaaGTACCATGTGTAattgctttttacttgccatcttttgtgtaagtttttactgcaattttagaatgtttaatgtgtagtatataaatgtgtatttttttatgagccaggtctgggagggcacatcttttttgatgacagtttttattttta is part of the Asterias rubens chromosome 4, eAstRub1.3, whole genome shotgun sequence genome and harbors:
- the LOC117288849 gene encoding galanin receptor type 2-like codes for the protein MDNGTNEVTVAPDIGATYVDKVLPIIYAFIGVFGMIGNGLVCVTFLIKRRTFGSVTNLLILNQSMIDLIDSFLFLILRFGPQFPERGDGDVVTELACRLWFSEYIMWSLFIASTVNLLFVSLERYFAICHAVRHRSLVTTRRANIARLLAWIIGFSYQSYWAALHKVTYGQCYAVWPSPAAQAVGGTVFFCCEYLIPLSIMTFSYANIINTLRSRRKRDNANVNTFQRAKRNVTFTLCFVFVSYTVCWTPTEFAYLLYNMGKDYDFSSSMHFTFTVFVLLNMCINPLIYLFKYKRFQGELRKLFCRCVRSNKVGGAVITVAPVVSTANVAGISKGPWGV